A window from Mya arenaria isolate MELC-2E11 chromosome 9, ASM2691426v1 encodes these proteins:
- the LOC128245631 gene encoding hairy/enhancer-of-split related with YRPW motif protein 1-like isoform X1 — MCSKMDDSGEKRQPVSSSNRRNNKPLMEKRRRQRINDCLVQLKSLVLQAMNKDTTQYSKLEKADILEMTVKHLKLVQRQQMTAAMTTDPNAISKYRAGFNECAAEIARYLDNVNGGNPDLKSRVMNYLGSSMLQFPVIPVYQGVPYHMQMTSQGVTSQGFPHQSFTPLSIPVATNTSFSQHYQQSEQLAQSSTVRNVNVKSQPLLISPIKIEPSQNDVTACSSHMTSPIARVSSPCDSDSGLSDSSTSFSHDENGNYSHFNVNNQRPEFESRLQQRPGPRSEFPHHVSNERRSSPKRKLDDAAGDGQRKRQNVNSSNFDLRQGRDNMVDESMWRPW, encoded by the exons ATGTGCTCAAAAATGGATGATTCTGGTGAAAAACGACAACCTGTTAGCTCATCCAATAGACGT AATAACAAGCCGTTGATGGAAAAACGCAGACGACAAAGAATCAACGATTGTCTTGTGCAGTTAAAGTCGCTTGTGTTGCAGGCGATGAATAAAGAT ACGACACAGTATTCCAAGCTGGAGAAAGCGGACATTCTGGAAATGACCGTGAAACACCTCAAGCTGGTCCAGAGACAACAAATGACCG CGGCCATGACCACGGATCCTAACGCTATCAGCAAGTATCGGGCGGGCTTTAACGAGTGTGCGGCGGAAATCGCCCGGTACCTCGACAATGTTAACGGCGGGAATCCGGACCTCAAGTCTCGTGTAATGAACTACCTCGGTAGCAGCATGCTACAGTTTCCTGTGATACCCGTCTACCAAGGTGTTCCGTATCACATGCAGATGACGTCACAGGGAGTGACGTCACAAGGATTCCCTCATCAGTCGTTTACTCCATTATCTATACCAGTGGCAACGAACACCTCCTTTTCACAGCATTACCAGCAAAGTGAACAACTTGCTCAATCTTCAACAGTGCGTAACGTTAACGTCAAGTCACAACCATTGCTTATCAGTCCTATCAAAATTGAACCATCACAGAATGATGTCACAGCGTGTTCTTCACACATGACGTCACCGATTGCACGAGTTTCTTCCCCTTGTGATTCAGACAGTGGACTTAGTGATAGTTCGACATCATTCTCACATGACGAAAACGGCAACTACTCGCATTTTAACGTCAATAACCAAAGGCCGGAATTTGAAAGCAGGCTCCAACAAAGACCGGGTCCTCGTTCGGAGTTCCCGCACCATGTTTCAAACGAACGCCGTTCTAGTCCAAAACGTAAACTAGACGACGCTGCCGGAGACGGTCAACGTAAACGTCAAAACGTGAATTCCTCGAACTTTGATTTACGGCAGGGACGTGACAATATGGTAGACGAGTCTATGTGGCGACCGTGGTGA
- the LOC128245631 gene encoding hairy/enhancer-of-split related with YRPW motif protein 1-like isoform X2: protein MEKRRRQRINDCLVQLKSLVLQAMNKDTTQYSKLEKADILEMTVKHLKLVQRQQMTAAMTTDPNAISKYRAGFNECAAEIARYLDNVNGGNPDLKSRVMNYLGSSMLQFPVIPVYQGVPYHMQMTSQGVTSQGFPHQSFTPLSIPVATNTSFSQHYQQSEQLAQSSTVRNVNVKSQPLLISPIKIEPSQNDVTACSSHMTSPIARVSSPCDSDSGLSDSSTSFSHDENGNYSHFNVNNQRPEFESRLQQRPGPRSEFPHHVSNERRSSPKRKLDDAAGDGQRKRQNVNSSNFDLRQGRDNMVDESMWRPW, encoded by the exons ATGGAAAAACGCAGACGACAAAGAATCAACGATTGTCTTGTGCAGTTAAAGTCGCTTGTGTTGCAGGCGATGAATAAAGAT ACGACACAGTATTCCAAGCTGGAGAAAGCGGACATTCTGGAAATGACCGTGAAACACCTCAAGCTGGTCCAGAGACAACAAATGACCG CGGCCATGACCACGGATCCTAACGCTATCAGCAAGTATCGGGCGGGCTTTAACGAGTGTGCGGCGGAAATCGCCCGGTACCTCGACAATGTTAACGGCGGGAATCCGGACCTCAAGTCTCGTGTAATGAACTACCTCGGTAGCAGCATGCTACAGTTTCCTGTGATACCCGTCTACCAAGGTGTTCCGTATCACATGCAGATGACGTCACAGGGAGTGACGTCACAAGGATTCCCTCATCAGTCGTTTACTCCATTATCTATACCAGTGGCAACGAACACCTCCTTTTCACAGCATTACCAGCAAAGTGAACAACTTGCTCAATCTTCAACAGTGCGTAACGTTAACGTCAAGTCACAACCATTGCTTATCAGTCCTATCAAAATTGAACCATCACAGAATGATGTCACAGCGTGTTCTTCACACATGACGTCACCGATTGCACGAGTTTCTTCCCCTTGTGATTCAGACAGTGGACTTAGTGATAGTTCGACATCATTCTCACATGACGAAAACGGCAACTACTCGCATTTTAACGTCAATAACCAAAGGCCGGAATTTGAAAGCAGGCTCCAACAAAGACCGGGTCCTCGTTCGGAGTTCCCGCACCATGTTTCAAACGAACGCCGTTCTAGTCCAAAACGTAAACTAGACGACGCTGCCGGAGACGGTCAACGTAAACGTCAAAACGTGAATTCCTCGAACTTTGATTTACGGCAGGGACGTGACAATATGGTAGACGAGTCTATGTGGCGACCGTGGTGA
- the LOC128245618 gene encoding transcription factor HES-1-A-like, producing the protein MADTAVEKRIMSPHNANMDKKDSAYKRSNKPFMEKKRRARINNCLTQLKSLVLQAMRKDTNQYSKLEKADILEMTVKHLRHLQRQHVSQAMTTDPNTVTKYKSGFNECANEVVRYLGSVEGVDSQVRTRLVSHLGNVVTRVNSQTPDHQPQQLNVQIPQMNQHQNGQNLPNGCLLMPASVHTSPLVLQPVQNVTNVSNVYAQGHNTAQQQTTHPNSQFYNSFQISTSPVAVYLGQSQVQTSQPQTITSSPVMCSAQTTVPVYTPRSPPRTKASLKAYDSSAFSQLSSGSEHSNNSSPSCSPVSRDTSFSSQFEYAVNCGRTPSPLKVEDVWRPW; encoded by the exons ATGGCGGATACTGCAGTTGAAAAAAGGATTATGTCTCCCCACAATGCAAACATGGACAAGAAGGATTCTGCTTACAAAAGG AGCAACAAACCATTCATGGAGAAGAAACGAAGAGCAAGAATCAACAATTGTCTCACTCAGCTGAAATCACTCGTCTTGCAAGCAATGAGAAAAGAT aCCAATCAGTACTCGAAGCTGGAGAAAGCCGACATCCTGGAGATGACAGTGAAACATTTGCGCCACCTTCAGCGGCAACATGTGTCGCAGGCTATGACCACTGACCCGAACACAGTCACCAAGTATAAGAGCGGCTTCAACGAATGCGCCAACGAAGTGGTTCGCTACCTTGGCTCCGTGGAAGGCGTCGATTCCCAGGTGCGCACTCGACTCGTTTCCCACCTCGGTAACGTGGTTACTAGAGTAAACAGTCAGACTCCAGACCACCAGCCACAGCAATTGAACGTTCAGATTCCGCAGATGAATCAACACCAAAATGGACAAAACTTACCAAATGGTTGCCTGCTTATGCCTGCTAGCGTGCATACGTCACCACTCGTGCTTCAACCCGTTCAAAATGTTACAAACGTTTCTAACGTGTACGCGCAAGGACATAATACCGCTCAGCAGCAAACGACACATCCAAATTCTCAGTTCTACAACTCATTCCAGATCTCAACATCGCCAGTTGCGGTGTACCTTGGACAATCTCAGGTGCAAACTTCACAACCACAAACTATAACATCCTCGCCGGTAATGTGCAGCGCTCAAACCACAGTTCCTGTTTACACTCCGCGATCTCCGCCAAGAACAAAGGCCAGTCTTAAAGCTTACGACTCGTCTGCTTTTTCACAATTGTCGTCTGGTTCTGAACATTCGAACAATTCATCGCCGTCGTGCTCTCCGGTGTCACGTGACACGTCGTTTTCGTCACAATTTGAATACGCCGTCAACTGCGGACGTACGCCAAGCCCGCTCAAAGTTGAAGACGTCTGGAGACCATGGTAA